The genomic region TTCCGGCACCTCGTCCAGAGCGGCGTAGTCGTCCACCTGGATGACCTTGGCCCCTTTTCTCAGATGTGACTTGGCCAGTTCCAATGATCGTTTCGAACCACAGACTGTCCGCGCCTTGGCCAGTTGCCGAATGGCCTCTTCCGTCATCATGCCCGGCCCACAGCCCACTCCTATCACGATCATAATAGTTCACCCAACGCTTTCCCTGATCGGTCGAGCAAAAGTATCCTGACCTTAGGGTTCACCGCCCGATAGAGCTGGAACACTCGATCCAGGACCTCCTTCCATCTGTCGGACGCGGCGAGATCGTCGAACGATGACCGATCGTACTCCTCCAGCACATGCGGGACGACCGCCCTGATTATGTTGCCGGGAAGTCCGCACACCACCACCTCGTTCTGCGCACCCTTCACCGCTTCCAGCATCATACGACCAACCATTATCACCTCGTGGTCCGGGAAGAACAGACGGGACATGCGGAGACCCATCTTCCCGGTTGTGAGGACGACCTTATCGGCGGTCAGCTTGTCGAACCGCCCTTCCTCGATGTGATCGTCCCAGGGATCCACCAGGCCGGTGGTGCCAAGGACTGATATGCCCCCATCGATGCCGAAACGAGGATTGACCGTCCGGATGGCGATCTTCTCCCCATCCACCACGTGAAGCTCGACACGCACCCCCCTTATACCGATCTCCTCCTTTGCCTGGGAGATCGCCAGCACTATCGACCCCAATGCGCTGGCGCTGATCGCTGGGGAGCCAGCGACCTTCGATCCTTCTGGCAGGGCGTACTCCCCGATCCCTTCGCAAGGGAGCAGGTGCACCCCCTCGCCCTCGGAGAATGCCTCGGCGACGAACTCAGCCCTTGCCGTAGGGTCATCCAAGTAGTCTCCGGCGAACTTAAGGCAGGATGCAGCGCCCTCGTTCCCTACGACTGGGACATCGATGCGTATCCCGCTAGGCAGTGTTATCGTGACCGTTTCCACCGGTCCGTCCAGCGACAGGACCGCCCCCTTACAGGCGGCCGCCGCGGTAGTTCCAGTGCTGAAACCCCTCCGGAGCACCTCTCCCTTCGAGTTGAGGACGGCCAGGCCCTGTTCGACCAATTTCGACCACGCCTTGTCCCTTATCAGTTCCGACCATTTTGCCGGATATTCAAAACCTGTGACCGGATCCTTCATGCACATCGACCTTCCGGGTTGGCCCCTG from Methanomassiliicoccales archaeon harbors:
- a CDS encoding cobalt-precorrin-5B (C(1))-methyltransferase; this translates as MKDPVTGFEYPAKWSELIRDKAWSKLVEQGLAVLNSKGEVLRRGFSTGTTAAAACKGAVLSLDGPVETVTITLPSGIRIDVPVVGNEGAASCLKFAGDYLDDPTARAEFVAEAFSEGEGVHLLPCEGIGEYALPEGSKVAGSPAISASALGSIVLAISQAKEEIGIRGVRVELHVVDGEKIAIRTVNPRFGIDGGISVLGTTGLVDPWDDHIEEGRFDKLTADKVVLTTGKMGLRMSRLFFPDHEVIMVGRMMLEAVKGAQNEVVVCGLPGNIIRAVVPHVLEEYDRSSFDDLAASDRWKEVLDRVFQLYRAVNPKVRILLLDRSGKALGELL